Proteins co-encoded in one Nicotiana sylvestris chromosome 7, ASM39365v2, whole genome shotgun sequence genomic window:
- the LOC138873565 gene encoding uncharacterized protein has product MVLAPLATPPAQPASGGGRGGRGRPRGGGQTRYYALPNPTEAVASDSVITGVVLVCHRDSSVLFDPGTIYSYVSSYFALHLGVCWDSLSSSIYVSTPLRDSFVVDCVYRSCLVALSDFETRADFLLLSIVDFDVILVMDWLSPHYAILDCHAKIVTLTMLGVSRVEWRGTLDHTPSRVISFLKA; this is encoded by the coding sequence ATGGTTCTAGCACCACtggctaccccacctgctcagcccgCTAGCGGTGGAGGTcgtggaggtagaggtcgcccaagagggggaggccaaactagatattatgctcttcctaACCCAACTGaggctgttgcctctgattctgtcatcacaggtgttgtactggtttgtcatagagattcatcggttctatttgatccaggcaccatttattcttatgtgtcttcttattttgccctgcATTTGGGCGTAtgttgggattctttgagttcctctatttatgtttctactcctttgAGGGATTCTTTTGTTGTGGACtgcgtttatcggtcatgtttggttgctcttagtgattTTGAAACTAGAGCcgatttcttattgctcagcatagtagattttgatgttatattggtcatggattggttgtcgccccattatgctattcttgattgtcatgccaaaatcgTGACGTTGACTATGCTAGGTGTAtcacgagtagagtggaggggtactttagatcacactcccagtagagttatttctttccttaaagcttAG